A genomic segment from Eremothecium gossypii ATCC 10895 chromosome III, complete sequence encodes:
- the QCR2 gene encoding ubiquinol--cytochrome-c reductase subunit 2 (Syntenic homolog of Saccharomyces cerevisiae YPR191W (QCR2)) has protein sequence MLSQRLQCSKQFARHLSVAAKDGSGKVSTLSVQVQGGSRYATKDGVAHLLSRFNFHNTGNKSALRLVRESELLGGRFQSTVDREHITLSATFLKEDLPYFVNALADVLYKTSFRPHELAESVLPAATRDAAVARACPVAAAEEALYSVTYRHGLGKPVLYDGVEKVTLEDIKAYADKVYTKENVTVLGQGINEADLKRFVNDSLLASLPSGTSLAGSGNAKTHSGEARLRHAGSSVAAIAVPVAKADFATYEVLARYLTSDLYALSPLVHKAKLDKYTDGGLFSLYVKSAEAAKAAADIKKVVADLKAGKDISVARKYAALQLAVENDSAASPVSLKLENAKDFKLGKFNYVAVGDVSNLPFADEL, from the coding sequence ATGTTGTCCCAGAGATTGCAGTGCAGCAAGCAGTTCGCCAGACACCTGAGCGTGGCAGCCAAGGACGGCTCCGGCAAGGTGTCGACCCTGAGCGTGCAGGTGCAGGGCGGGTCGCGGTACGCGACGAAGGACGGCGTGGCGCACCTGCTGTCGCGGTTCAACTTCCACAACACGGGCAACAAGTCTGCGTTGCGTCTGGTGCGCGAGTCGGAGCTGTTGGGCGGCAGATTCCAGTCGACGGTGGACCGCGAGCACATCACGCTGTCTGCGACGTTCCTCAAGGAGGACTTGCCGTACTTTGTCAACGCGCTGGCCGACGTGCTGTACAAGACGTCGTTCCGGCCGCACGAGCTGGCGGAGTCGGTGCTTCCTGCGGCGACGCGCGACGCGGCGGTGGCGCGCGCGTGCCCTGTGGCGGCCGCGGAAGAGGCTCTGTACAGCGTGACGTACAGACACGGGCTGGGCAAGCCGGTGCTGTACGACGGGGTGGAGAAGGTCACGCTGGAGGACATCAAGGCGTACGCGGACAAGGTGTACACCAAGGAGAACGTGACGGTTCTGGGCCAGGGCATCAACGAGGCGGACCTGAAGCGGTTTGTCAACGACTCGCTGCTTGCGTCGCTGCCATCGGGCACCTCGCTGGCCGGCTCCGGCAACGCGAAGACGCACTCCGGGGAGGCGCGGTTGAGACACGCGGGCTCCTCCGTGGCTGCGATTGCCGTTCCGGTGGCCAAGGCCGACTTTGCCACCTACGAGGTCCTGGCCAGATACTTGACTTCGGACCTGTACGCGCTTTCTCCGCTGGTGCATAAGGCGAAGTTGGACAAGTACACCGACGGCGGCCTGTTCTCGCTCTACGTCAAGTCCGCGGAGGCCGCCAAGGCTGCTGCGGACATCAAGAAGGTTGTCGCCGACTTGAAGGCCGGCAAAGACATCTCCGTGGCCCGCAAGTACGCCGCTCTGCAGTTGGCTGTCGAAAACGACTCCGCCGCCTCCCCTGTTAGCTTGAAGCTCGAGAACGCTAAGGACTTCAAGTTGGGTAAATTCAACTACGTTGCCGTCGGGGATGTGAGCAACTTGCCATTTGCTGATGAACTGTAA
- the TAL1 gene encoding sedoheptulose-7-phosphate:D-glyceraldehyde-3-phosphate transaldolase TAL1 (Syntenic homolog of Saccharomyces cerevisiae YLR354C (TAL1) and YGR043C (NQM1)) translates to MVEPTLKKQRTGNSLAQLKATGTTVVADTGDFEAIAKYAPQDATTNPSLILAAARKEGYQALIDRAVEYGRSRDGSVEQQTEAAVDRLLVEFGKEILKVVPGRVSTEVDARLSFDKDATVRKALEIISLYEQQGVSKDRVLIKIASTWEGIQAARELESQHGIHVNCTLLFSFCQAVAAAEAGVTLISPFVGRILDWYKASTGKTYSGDEDPGVLSVRRIYNYFKKHDYPTIVMGASFRNLDEIKALAGVDFLTISPALLEQLMTSADPVPQVLDPASAKAQGDDKVSYVEDEPAFRFALNDDAMATEKLAEGIRKFSEDIVTLFAMVEERIRA, encoded by the coding sequence ATGGTTGAGCCAACACTAAAGAAGCAAAGAACCGGCAACTCGCTCGCGCAGCTAAAGGCCACCGGCACGACGGTCGTCGCCGACACGGGCGACTTCGAGGCCATTGCGAAGTACGCGCCCCAGGACGCGACCACGAACCCCTCGCTCATCCTGGCCGCGGCCAGGAAGGAGGGCTACCAGGCGCTCATCGACAGGGCTGTCGAGTACGGGCGCTCGCGCGACGGCAGCGTCGAGCAGCAGACCGAGGCTGCCGTTGACCGGCTGCTGGTCGAGTTCGGCAAGGAAATCCTGAAGGTGGTGCCGGGCCGGGTGTCGACGGAGGTGGACGCGCGGTTGTCGTTCGACAAGGACGCAACCGTGCGCAAGGCACTGGAGATCATCTCGCTCTACGAGCAGCAGGGCGTGTCCAAGGACCGGGTGCTGATCAAGATTGCGTCCACGTGGGAGGGCATCCAGGCCGCCCGCGAGCTGGAGTCGCAGCACGGCATCCACGTCAACTGTACGCTGCTGTTCTCGTTCTGCCAGGCCGTGGCCGCGGCGGAGGCCGGCGTCACGCTGATCTCGCCCTTCGTCGGCCGGATCCTGGACTGGTACAAGGCCAGCACCGGCAAGACGTACTCTGGCGACGAGGACCCGGGCGTGCTTTCGGTGCGCCGCATCTACAACTACTTCAAGAAGCACGACTACCCCACCATCGTGATGGGCGCGTCCTTCCGCAACCTCGACGAGATCAAGGCGCTCGCCGGCGTCGACTTCCTCACCATCTCGCCCGCCCTCTTGGAGCAGCTGATGACGTCCGCAGACCCGGTTCCTCAGGTTCTGGATCCTGCCAGCGCAAAGGCACAGGGCGATGACAAGGTTTCGTACGTCGAGGACGAGCCGGCGTTCCGCTTTGCGCTCAACGACGACGCCATGGCGACCGAGAAGCTCGCCGAGGGTATCCGCAAGTTCTCCGAGGACATCGTGACCCTCTTCGCCATGGTCGAGGAGAGAATCCGCGCATAA
- the MTE1 gene encoding Mte1p (Syntenic homolog of Saccharomyces cerevisiae YGR042W), whose amino-acid sequence MSSGKTVSHVVEYFCQYTDQLRKKHKVWHDGKLKYYTLTNKFQLYTEEGGTLLGSEFVTNSRQLAHILDERGFGAEEHHIFAAFLIIIAELDRAYDKEISLFRPGHTPRALPGPVVSLAHRRAPSSPSGSQQSRARALPHARHSLSLAKNEPFRRPRQAARQRSRSPAAREPARSASQPTPRAAPLATLPAAAHASQPAGLALATRIPPRKRTIVHSPITL is encoded by the coding sequence ATGTCCAGCGGGAAGACCGTGTCACACGTAGTGGAGTATTTCTGCCAGTACACGGATCAACTGCGGAAGAAGCACAAGGTATGGCATGATGGGAAGCTGAAATACTACACGCTGACAAACAAGTTCCAACTGTACACGGAGGAGGGCGGCACGCTGCTGGGCAGCGAGTTTGTCACCAATAGCCGGCAATTGGCGCACATCCTGGACGAGCGCGGGTTCGGGGCGGAGGAACACCACATCTTCGCGGCGTTCCTTATCATCATTGCGGAGCTGGATCGAGCATATGACAAGGAGATCAGCCTGTTTCGGCCGGGACacacgccgcgcgcgctgccgggGCCGGTGGTGTCGCTGGCGCACCGGCGCGCGCCCTCGTCGCCGAGCGGGAGCCAGCAgtcgcgcgcgcgcgcgctaCCGCACGCCCGTCACAGCCTGTCGCTGGCCAAGAACGAGCCGTTTCGGCGTCCGCGCCAGGCTGCGCGCCAGCGGTCGCGCAGcccggccgcgcgcgagcCCGCGCGCTCTGCATCGCAGCccacgccgcgcgccgcgccgctcGCCACGCTGCCGGCAGCCGCACACGCCTCGCAGCCCGCAGGCCTGGCGCTCGCCACTCGCATTCCACCGCGTAAGCGCACCATCGTGCATAGCCCGATCACGCTATAG
- the ILV5 gene encoding ketol-acid reductoisomerase (Syntenic homolog of Saccharomyces cerevisiae YLR355C (ILV5)), translating into MFRAAGRQMIAGTRAAAWRALSGARARAAMRPVRSARAAPLVQSRGVKQISFGGTPETVYERADWPREKLLEYFKNDTLALIGYGSQGHGQGLNLRDTGLKVVVGVRKGGASWKAAVEDGWVPGENLFDVVEAVERGTIVMNLLSDAAQSETWPTLRPLLTPGKTLYFSHGFSPVFKDLTHVEPPKDIDVILVAPKGSGRTVRSLFLEGRGINSSYAVWNDATGRAHEKAQALAVAVGSGYVYETTFEKEVNSDLYGERGCLMGGIHGMFLAQYEVLRENGHSPSEAFNETVEEATQSLYPLIGKHGMDYMYDACSTTARRGALDWYPIFKDALKPVFRDLYESTRNGSETKRSLEFNSQPDYRDKLEAELQTIRDMEIWKVGKEVRKLRPENN; encoded by the coding sequence ATGTTCAGAGCAGCAGGCAGACAGATGATTGCGGGcacgcgcgcggcggcgtggcgcgcgctctccggcgcgcgggcaCGCGCGGCCATGCGGCCGgtgcgcagcgcgcgggcggcgccGCTGGTGCAGTCACGTGGTGTGAAGCAAATCAGCTTCGGCGGCACGCCCGAGACGGTGTACGAGCGGGCAGACTGGCCGCGGgagaagctgctggagtACTTCAAGAACGACACGCTGGCACTGATCGGGTACGGGTCGCAGGGGCACGGGCAGGGCCTGAACCTGCGCGACACCGGGCTCAAGGTGGTGGTGGGCGTGCGCAAGGGCGGCGCGTCGTGGAAGGCGGCGGTCGAGGACGGGTGGGTGCCGGGCGAGAACCTGTTCGACGTGGTGGAGGCCGTGGAGCGCGGCACGATCGTGATGAACCTGCTGTCGGACGCGGCGCAGTCTGAGACGTGGCCCAcgctgcggccgctgctGACGCCCGGCAAGACGCTGTACTTCTCGCACGGGTTCTCGCCGGTGTTCAAGGACCTGACGCACGTGGAGCCGCCTAAGGACATCGACGTGATCCTGGTGGCGCCCAAGGGCTCGGGGCGCACCGTGCGCTCGCTGTTCCTGGAGGGGCGCGGCATCAACTCGTCGTACGCGGTGTGGAACGACGCGACCGGCCGCGCGCACGAGAaggcgcaggcgctggCCGTCGCCGTCGGCTCCGGCTACGTCTACGAGACGACCTTCGAGAAGGAGGTCAACTCCGACCTGTACGGCGAGCGCGGCTGCCTGATGGGCGGCATCCACGGCATGTTCCTCGCGCAGTACGAGGTGCTGCGCGAGAACGGCCACTCGCCCTCCGAGGCCTTCAACGAGACTGTCGAGGAGGCCACGCAGTCGCTGTACCCGCTGATCGGCAAGCACGGCATGGACTACATGTACGACGCCTGCTCCACGaccgcgcgccgcggcgcgctCGACTGGTACCCGATCTTCAAGGACGCGCTCAAGCCCGTGTTCCGCGATCTCTACGAGTCCACGCGCAACGGCTCCGAGACCAAACGCTCCCTGGAGTTCAACTCCCAGCCCGACTACCGCGACAAACTCGAGGCCGAGCTCCAGACCATCCGCGACATGGAGATCTGGAAGGTCGGGAAGGAGGTCCGCAAGCTGCGCCCCGAGAACAACTGA
- a CDS encoding glycoside hydrolase family 76 protein (Non-syntenic homolog of Saccharomyces cerevisiae YMR238W (DFG5); Tandem gene triplication in this genome), with protein MYALVIFNIVLCNALDVNFNSSASICNATKLIQQGILDYYEGLRPGGRVGFFQEPYYWWMAGDVFGGMVENWYLCDNTEYKDLLTEAMVSQIGENKDYVPWHQRMVEGNDDQGIWGLLVMDAAERDFPDAPPDQAPGWLALAQAVFNTMWARWDMDNCAGGLLWQIYPWNVGYDYKNTISNGYLFQIAARLARFTGNSTYGRVAETVFDWLVDSKLVQLDNVALVLDGAHVYTNCTDFTRYEWTYNYGVVLGGCAYMYNFTNGSPVWANRLNRVLNGALLFFENGIMYERTCQDVDRCNNDQRFFKSIFTRMLALTSVLAPHTKARIEPNIRKSAEAAAKSCNGGSDGHTCGLVWRNYTWDGKAGLGEQLCALEIIQNTLIHTKRPPLTAKQGAKSKGDPAAGLNSSRYDLPIVHPPSGQKSSILTTLRSLSSSAKVHRHYASTSTRVVQ; from the coding sequence ATGTATGCGCTCGTGATATTTAATATAGTATTGTGTAATGCACTGGATGTGAATTTTAATTCCAGTGCATCTATATGCAACGCCACGAAGTTGATCCAGCAGGGTATACTAGACTACTATGAGGGGCTGAGGCCGGGCGGTAGGGTAGGCTTTTTTCAAGAACCCTACTATTGGTGGATGGCCGGGGATGTCTTTGGGGGGATGGTAGAAAATTGGTACCTATGCGACAACACGGAGTACAAGGACTTGCTAACCGAAGCAATGGTATCTCAAATAGGCGAAAATAAGGATTATGTGCCATGGCACCAGAGAATGGTGGAGGGCAACGATGACCAGGGCATCTGGGGGCTGCTGGTTATGGACGCGGCTGAGAGGGATTTCCCCGATGCGCCCCCGGACCAAGCTCCAGGCTGGCTGGCTCTTGCACAAGCCGTCTTTAACACCATGTGGGCTCGATGGGATATGGATAATTGTGCAGGCGGACTTCTGTGGCAGATATATCCATGGAACGTTGGGTACGATTATAAAAATACAATCTCCAATGGCTACCTTTTCCAGATCGCCGCTAGACTGGCGCGCTTCACAGGGAACTCTACGTACGGGCGTGTTGCGGAAACTGTTTTCGACTGGCTCGTGGACTCAAAGCTAGTGCAATTGGACAACGTAGCATTGGTGCTTGATGGCGCGCATGTTTATACGAATTGCACGGACTTCACCCGGTACGAATGGACATACAACTACGGAGTCGTACTCGGTGGATGTGCCTACATGTACAATTTCACCAATGGCTCACCTGTGTGGGCAAATCGGCTGAATAGAGTGCTAAATGGAGCACTGTTGTTCTTTGAGAATGGTATTATGTATGAGCGCACATGCCAGGATGTTGATCGCTGCAATAACGACCAACGGTTTTTTAAAAGTATATTCACCAGGATGCTCGCTCTGACCAGTGTACTGGCGCCACACACCAAAGCGCGCATCGAGCCCAATATCAGGAAAAGCGCTGAAGCGGCAGCCAAGTCATGCAATGGTGGGAGTGACGGGCACACCTGCGGCCTGGTGTGGCGAAACTACACTTGGGACGGCAAGGCTGGACTTGGAGAGCAGCTGTGCGCGCTAGAGATTATCCAAAACACACTGATACACACCAAACGGCCTCCGTTGACCGCCAAACAGGGGGCCAAAAGCAAAGGAGACCCGGCGGCCGGTCTCAATTCGAGCAGGTATGATTTGCCCATCGTTCATCCGCCCAGCGGACAAAAATCGTCGATCCTTACGACCCTCCGCAGcctttcttcttctgctaAAGTACACAGGCACTATGCGTCGACCTCAACGAGAGTGGTTCAGTAG
- a CDS encoding glycoside hydrolase family 76 protein (Non-syntenic homolog of Saccharomyces cerevisiae YMR238W (DFG5); Tandem gene triplication in this genome), whose protein sequence is MTVAFVRVGAEPSLPMYVLLVILNIVLSNALDVDFNSSESICDATKLIQVGILDYYEGLRPGGRVGFFQKPYYWWMAGEAFGGMVENWYLCNNTEYQDLLTDAMVSQIGENKDYVPSHQKMIEGNDDQGIWGLLVMGAAERNFPDAPPERAPGWLALAQAVFNTMWARWDPENCGGGLRWQIFPWNNGYDYKNTISNACLFQIAARLARFTGNSTYQDVAETVFDWLVDSKLVQLENDAKVLDGAHISERCEDHSKLEWTYNHGVVLAGCAYMYNITNGSAVWGDRLNKVLNGSLLFFPNGILYERACQDVQKCNDDQRSFRSIFSRMLALTSVLAPHTKARIEPNIRKSAEAAAKSCSGGRDGHTCGMVWRNYTWDGKYGLGEQLSALEIIQNTLIHTKPPPTTANEGAKSKGDPSAGLYDNSPNIITLSTRQIGLKDRVGAGFMTVVLLIPFITGSIWMSI, encoded by the coding sequence ATGACAGTAGCCTTTGTGAGGGTCGGGGCGGAGCCGTCTTTGCCGATGTATGTGCTACTAGTGATATTGAATATAGTACTGAGTAACGCACTGGATGTGGACTTCAATTCGAGCGAGTCTATATGTGACGCTACGAAGTTGATCCAGGTGGGTATACTCGACTACTATGAGGGACTGAGGCCGGGCGGTAGGGTGGGCTTTTTTCAAAAACCCTACTATTGGTGGATGGCGGGAGAGGCCTTTGGGGGAATGGTAGAAAATTGGTATCTATGCAACAACACGGAGTACCAGGACTTACTGACTGACGCCATGGTGTCTCAAATAGGCGAAAATAAGGATTATGTGCCGTCGCACCAGAAGATGATAGAGGGCAATGATGACCAGGGCATCTGGGGGCTGCTGGTTatgggcgcggcggagaGGAATTTCCCCGATGCGCCCCCGGAGCGAGCCCCAGGCTGGCTGGCTCTTGCACAAGCCGTCTTTAACACCATGTGGGCTCGGTGGGATCCAGAGAATTGTGGAGGTGGATTGCGGTGGCAGATATTTCCATGGAACAATGGGTACGATTATAAAAATACAATTTCCAATGCCTGTCTTTTCCAGATCGCCGCTAGACTGGCGCGCTTCACGGGGAACTCTACGTACCAGGATGTTGCCGAAACTGTTTTCGACTGGCTCGTGGACTCAAAGCTAGTGCAATTGGAGAATGACGCAAAGGTGCTGGATGGCGCACATATCTCGGAGCGTTGCGAGGACCACTCCAAGCTCGAATGGACGTACAATCACGGAGTGGTACTTGCTGGATGCGCGTACATGTACAATATCACCAATGGCTCAGCTGTGTGGGGAGATAGGCTGAATAAAGTCCTGAATGGATCACTGTTGTTCTTTCCGAATGGTATTTTGTATGAGCGCGCATGCCAGGATGTTCAAAAATGCAATGATGACCAACGCTCTTTTAGAAGTATATTCTCCAGGATGCTCGCTCTGACCAGTGTACTGGCGCCACACACCAAAGCGCGCATCGAGCCCAATATCAGGAAAAGCGCTGAAGCGGCAGCCAAGTCATGCAGTGGTGGACGTGATGGGCACACCTGCGGCATGGTGTGGAGAAACTACACTTGGGATGGCAAGTATGGACTTGGAGAACAGCTTTCCGCGTTGGAGATTATCCAAAACACACTGATACACACCAAGCCGCCTCCGACGACTGCCAATGAGGGAGCCAAAAGCAAAGGAGACCCGTCGGCCGGCCTGTATGACAATTCACCTAATATTATTACACTCTCCACTCGCCAAATTGGCTTGAAGGACCGTGTCGGAGCAGGGTTTATGACAGTAGTACTTCTGATTCCGTTTATCACCGGGTCGATTTGGATGTCCATATAG
- a CDS encoding Zn(II)2Cys6 transcription factor domain-containing protein (NOHBY314; No homolog in Saccharomyces cerevisiae; Non-syntenic homolog of Kluyveromyces lactis KLLA0D00396g), which yields MADSGSDSHGDKRAAGYVHSTWKMKKPLRSCVRCRKNKIKCDSATRRPKPCSSCLKKGVGCELEYVIPPQRSKELRSLYENVAYVRLKLNELMESCDQLLDYCHASVDA from the coding sequence ATGGCAGACTCGGGTTCGGATTCTCATGGTGATAAGCGCGCTGCGGGCTACGTGCACAGCACGTGGAAGATGAAGAAGCCTCTACGATCCTGCGTGCGCTGCCGCAAGAATAAAATAAAGTGTGACTCGGCCACGCGGCGGCCGAAGCCGTGCTCGTCGTGCTTAAAAAAGGGCGTGGGCTGCGAGCTGGAGTACGTGATTCCCCCGCAGCGCTCGAAAGAGCTGCGCTCGCTCTATGAAAACGTCGCGTACGTGCGCCTGAAGCTGAACGAGTTGATGGAATCATGCGATCAGCTGCTGGACTACTGCCATGCGAGCGTGGACGCGTAA
- a CDS encoding peroxiredoxin (Non-syntenic homolog of Saccharomyces cerevisiae YBL064C (PRX1)) translates to MSNTLRPQIYVGCKAPNFQVQSSQGIIDFYDYIGDSWCLFFSHPADFTPVCTTEIGALASLAEEFAMRRCKLLGLSTNNRATHVKWLKDIERVTGFRVNFPLLCDVDRRLSTVFGMLDARTLDADGHPVPLRSTYFVDPNKVIRLVQSYPLSTGRNTAELLRCLDSLQLSDATSHQFMTPVNWIPGDDVVLAPDLDAPTMQEKYPEHRTIRDYLRLAPFDPDQLDR, encoded by the coding sequence ATGTCAAACACGCTCCGTCCGCAGATCTACGTCGGGTGCAAGGCGCCCAACTTCCAGGTGCAGTCTTCGCAGGGGATCATCGACTTCTACGACTACATCGGCGACTCATGGTGCCTGTTCTTCTCGCACCCGGCGGACTTCACGCCCGTGTGCACGACGGAGATCGGGGCGCTCGCGTCGCTGGCCGAGGAGTTCGCAATGCGGCGCTGCAAGCTCCTGGGGCTGTCCACCAACAACCGCGCGACGCACGTCAAGTGGCTCAAGGACATCGAGCGCGTGACCGGGTTCCGCGTCAACTTCCCGCTGCTGTGCGACGTGGACCGGCGCCTGAGCACGGTCTTCGGCATGCTGGACGCGCGCACGCTGGACGCGGACGGGCACCCGGTGCCGCTGCGATCCACGTACTTCGTGGACCCCAACAAGGTCATCCGCCTAGTCCAGTCGTACCCCCTGTCCACTGGGCGCAACAccgcggagctgctgcgctgCCTGGACTCACTCCAGCTGTCCGACGCCACGAGCCACCAGTTCATGACCCCCGTGAACTGGATTCCGGGCGACGACGTCGTGCTCGCGCCCGACCTCGACGCGCCGACCATGCAGGAGAAGTACCCGGAGCACCGCACCATCCGCGACTACCTGCGTCTGGCGCCCTTCGATCCGGATCAACTGGACCGCTAG
- a CDS encoding glycoside hydrolase family 76 protein (Non-syntenic homolog of Saccharomyces cerevisiae YMR238W (DFG5); Tandem gene triplication in this genome), which yields MYVLLVILNIVLSNALDVDFNSSESICDATKLIQVGILDYYEGAKPGGRAGFLVKPYYWWMAGEAFGGMVENWYLCNNTEYQDLLTDAMVSQIGENKDYMPSHQKMVEGNDDQGIWGLLVMGAAERNFPDAPPERAPGWLALAQAVFNTMWARWDPENCGGGLRWQIFPWNGGYDYKNTISNACLFQIAARLARFTGNSTYQDVAETVFDWLVDVKLVELENDARVLDGAHISERCEDHSQLEWTYNHGVVLGGCAYMYNITNGSAVWGDRLNKVLNGSLLFFENGILYERACQDVNKCNDDQRSFRSIFSRMLALTSVLAPHTKARIEPNIRKSAEAAAKSCSGGRDGHTCGMVWRNYTWDGKYGLGEQLSALEIIQNTLIHTKPPPTTANEGAKSQGDPGAGLQLSSPNSITLPTRQIRLKDRVGAGFATVVFLLPFITGSIWMSI from the coding sequence ATGTATGTGCTACTAGTGATATTGAATATAGTACTGAGTAACGCACTGGATGTGGACTTCAATTCGAGCGAGTCTATATGTGACGCTACGAAGTTGATCCAGGTGGGCATACTCGACTACTATGAGGGGGCGAAGCCAGGTGGTAGGGCAGGCTTTTTGGTCAAGCCCTACTATTGGTGGATGGCGGGAGAGGCCTTTGGGGGAATGGTAGAAAATTGGTATCTATGCAACAACACGGAGTACCAGGACTTACTGACTGACGCCATGGTGTCTCAAATAGGCGAAAATAAGGACTATATGCCGTCGCACCAGAAGATGGTGGAGGGCAATGATGACCAGGGCATCTGGGGCCTGCTGGTTatgggcgcggcggagaGGAATTTCCCCGATGCGCCCCCGGAGCGAGCCCCAGGCTGGCTGGCTCTTGCACAAGCCGTCTTTAACACCATGTGGGCTCGGTGGGATCCAGAGAATTGTGGAGGCGGACTGCGGTGGCAAATATTTCCATGGAACGGTGGATACGATTATAAAAATACAATTTCCAATGCCTGTCTTTTCCAGATCGCCGCTAGACTGGCGCGCTTCACGGGGAACTCTACGTACCAGGATGTTGCCGAAACTGTTTTCGATTGGCTTGTTGATGTAAAGCTAGTAGAATTGGAGAATGACGCACGGGTGCTGGATGGCGCACATATCTCGGAGCGTTGCGAGGACCACTCTCAGCTCGAATGGACGTACAATCACGGAGTGGTACTTGGTGGATGCGCGTACATGTACAATATCACCAATGGCTCAGCTGTGTGGGGAGATAGGCTGAATAAAGTCCTGAATGGATCACTGTTGTTCTTTGAGAATGGTATTTTGTATGAGCGCGCATGCCAGGATGTTAATAAATGCAATGATGACCAACGCTCTTTTAGAAGTATATTCTCCAGGATGCTCGCTCTGACCAGTGTCCTGGCGCCACACACCAAAGCGCGCATCGAGCCCAATATCAGGAAAAGCGCTGAAGCGGCAGCCAAGTCATGCAGTGGTGGACGTGATGGGCACACCTGCGGCATGGTGTGGAGAAACTACACTTGGGATGGCAAGTATGGACTTGGAGAACAGCTTTCCGCGTTGGAGATTATCCAAAACACACTGATACACACCAAGCCGCCTCCGACGACTGCCAATGAGGGAGCCAAAAGCCAAGGAGACCCAGGAGCCGGCCTCCAGCTAAGCTCGCCTAATAGTATTACACTTCCCACCCGCCAAATTCGCTTGAAGGACCGTGTCGGAGCAGGGTTTGCGACAGTCGTATTTCTGCTTCCGTTTATCACCGGATCAATTTGGATGTCCATATAG